A window of the Scophthalmus maximus strain ysfricsl-2021 chromosome 8, ASM2237912v1, whole genome shotgun sequence genome harbors these coding sequences:
- the epn3b gene encoding epsin-3 isoform X2, which produces MSNGQALRRQVKNIVHNYSEAEIKVREATSNDPWGPSSSLMSEIADLTFNVVAFAEVMGMVWKRLNDSGKNWRHVYKALTLLDYLLKTGSERVAQQCRENAFTIQTLRDFQYVDRDGRDQGANVREKARQLVCLLRDEERLRQERSQALKTKERMAGGGSGGGGGGGAGAGAGAGAGAGAGAGAGAGAGGGGVYGGIPPSYHPGRRTSQPSMAVMYGEEFSRSRGSPSSFNSSSSSPRAASDLEQARPQTSGEEELQLQLALAMSREESQKEQRCRQGDESLLQKALDDSRRESQSGTRESTMLDLVDIFGSSSEQPPPPSDPWNSAQPACDIPSDPWDSVVHSSNPVIGSPWTAPPSASDASNPWAPCANSGTDPWEGAPVSSSPVNHAWDSPSDGGGDRTDPFAAPEEEKPKQEVPQVSPPQPASPTDAELFGVNPDSDPFSTADSNPDGFGADPPVEPHVNGRESDSPEMFDLSRLAPPLSAAPTRVCRTPEAFLGPTGASLVNLDALITPNPPSKMHNNPFLSGLSAPSPTNPFHCDQPRLTLNQMRPSSTSPLPPHMLSYSPSLPLPLPHQHPVLPSSLTQPPAGLLDLPSNLPQPLLPLSPRPAARTQSQTQSHSHNPFL; this is translated from the exons ATGAGCAATGGACAAG CCCTGCGCCGGCAGGTGAAGAATATTGTGCACAACTATTCAGAAGCGGAGATCAAG GTTCGCGAGGCCACATCGAACGATCCATGGGGCCCGTCCTCGTCTCTCATGTCCGAGATCGCCGACTTGACCTTCAACGTGGTGGCGTTTGCTGAGGTCATGGGCATGGTCTGGAAACGCCTCAACGACAGCGGCAAGAACTGGAGGCATGTCTACAAG GCCCTGACTCTGTTGGATTACCTGCTGAAGACAGGATCAGAGAGAGTGGCTCAACAGTGCCGTGAGAATGCGTTCACGATCCAG ACGCTGCGGGACTTCCAGTACGTGGACCGCGACGGCAGAGACCAGGGGGCCAACGTGAGGGAAAAGGCGCGCCAACTGGTGTGTCTCCTGCGGGACGAGGAGCGGCTCCGCCAGGAGAGGAGTCAAGCCCTGAAGACCAAGGAGCGAATGGCTGGGGGAggcagcggagggggagggggaggaggagctggagctggagctggagctggtgctggtgctggtgctggtgctggagctggtgctggtgctggtggtggtggtgtgtacGGAGGAATACCCCCGTCCTACCACCCGGGCAGGCGAACAAGCCAGCCCAGCATGGCTGTGATGTACGGGGAGGAGTTCAGCCGCTCCAGAGGCTCACCGTCCTCCTTTAACT CCTCGTCGTCGTCCCCTCGCGCCGCCTCAGACCTGGAGCAGGCCCGACCCCAGACCagcggggaggaggagctgcagctccagctcgCCTTGGCCATGAGCAGGGAGGAGAGTCAGAAg GAGCAGCGCTGTCGCCAAGGAGACGAGTCTCTGTTACAGAAGGCCCTGGATGATAGCCGAAGAGAGAGCCAGTCGGGGACACGGGAG tcAACCATGTTGGACCTTGTGGACATATTTGGCTCGTCATCTGAGCAACCGCCTCCTCCTAGTGACCCTTGGAACTCAGCTCAGCCCGCTTGTGACATCCCCTCTGACCCCTGGGACTCTGTAG TTCACTCCAGCAATCCTGTGATTGGCAGCCCTTGGACAgcccctccctccgcctctgACGCATCCAATCCTTGGGCCCCATGCGCCAACTCTGGCACAGACCCCTGGGAAGGAGCACCTGTATCCTCCAGTCCTGTAAATCATGCATGGGACAGCCCATCAGACGGAG GTGGCGACAGGACAGATCCGTTTGCGGCACCCGAAGAGGAGAAGCCAAAACAGGAGGTTCCTCAAGTGTCCCCTCCGCAACCAGCTAGTCCCACAG ATGCAGAGCTTTTTGGAGTAAACCCAGACTCAGACCCGTTTTCTACAGCGGATTCTAACCCTGATGGGTTCGGGGCTGACCCTCCTGTGGAACCCCATGTAAATGGACGAGAGTCTGACAGCCCAGAGATGTTTGACCTGTCCCGGCTAGCACCTCCACTTAGCGCCGCGCCCACACGTGTGTGTCGGACACCAGAGGCCTTTCTGGGACCTACGGGGGCCTCGCTGGTCAATCTCGACGCTCTGATAACCCCCAACCCTCCGAGCAAAATGCACAACAATCCCTTCCTCTCAG gtCTGAGTGCTCCGTCTCCCACCAACCCCTTCCACTGCGACCAGCCTCGCCTCACCCTCAACCAAATGCGaccgtcctccacctccccgcTGCCCCCTCACATGCTCTCCTACAGCCCgtccctgcctctccctctcccccaccAGCACCCcgtcctcccctcatctctcacACAACCTCCTGCCGGACTCCTGGACCTTCCCTCCAACCTCCCGCAACCCctgctccctctgtctccacGGCCGGCAGCCCGCACTcagtcacagacacagtcacacagccaTAATCCTTTCCTCTGA
- the epn3b gene encoding epsin-3 isoform X1 has translation MSNGQALRRQVKNIVHNYSEAEIKVREATSNDPWGPSSSLMSEIADLTFNVVAFAEVMGMVWKRLNDSGKNWRHVYKALTLLDYLLKTGSERVAQQCRENAFTIQTLRDFQYVDRDGRDQGANVREKARQLVCLLRDEERLRQERSQALKTKERMAGGGSGGGGGGGAGAGAGAGAGAGAGAGAGAGAGGGGVYGGIPPSYHPGRRTSQPSMAVMYGEEFSRSRGSPSSFNSSSSSPRAASDLEQARPQTSGEEELQLQLALAMSREESQKEQRCRQGDESLLQKALDDSRRESQSGTRESTMLDLVDIFGSSSEQPPPPSDPWNSAQPACDIPSDPWDSVAVHSSNPVIGSPWTAPPSASDASNPWAPCANSGTDPWEGAPVSSSPVNHAWDSPSDGGGDRTDPFAAPEEEKPKQEVPQVSPPQPASPTDAELFGVNPDSDPFSTADSNPDGFGADPPVEPHVNGRESDSPEMFDLSRLAPPLSAAPTRVCRTPEAFLGPTGASLVNLDALITPNPPSKMHNNPFLSGLSAPSPTNPFHCDQPRLTLNQMRPSSTSPLPPHMLSYSPSLPLPLPHQHPVLPSSLTQPPAGLLDLPSNLPQPLLPLSPRPAARTQSQTQSHSHNPFL, from the exons ATGAGCAATGGACAAG CCCTGCGCCGGCAGGTGAAGAATATTGTGCACAACTATTCAGAAGCGGAGATCAAG GTTCGCGAGGCCACATCGAACGATCCATGGGGCCCGTCCTCGTCTCTCATGTCCGAGATCGCCGACTTGACCTTCAACGTGGTGGCGTTTGCTGAGGTCATGGGCATGGTCTGGAAACGCCTCAACGACAGCGGCAAGAACTGGAGGCATGTCTACAAG GCCCTGACTCTGTTGGATTACCTGCTGAAGACAGGATCAGAGAGAGTGGCTCAACAGTGCCGTGAGAATGCGTTCACGATCCAG ACGCTGCGGGACTTCCAGTACGTGGACCGCGACGGCAGAGACCAGGGGGCCAACGTGAGGGAAAAGGCGCGCCAACTGGTGTGTCTCCTGCGGGACGAGGAGCGGCTCCGCCAGGAGAGGAGTCAAGCCCTGAAGACCAAGGAGCGAATGGCTGGGGGAggcagcggagggggagggggaggaggagctggagctggagctggagctggtgctggtgctggtgctggtgctggagctggtgctggtgctggtggtggtggtgtgtacGGAGGAATACCCCCGTCCTACCACCCGGGCAGGCGAACAAGCCAGCCCAGCATGGCTGTGATGTACGGGGAGGAGTTCAGCCGCTCCAGAGGCTCACCGTCCTCCTTTAACT CCTCGTCGTCGTCCCCTCGCGCCGCCTCAGACCTGGAGCAGGCCCGACCCCAGACCagcggggaggaggagctgcagctccagctcgCCTTGGCCATGAGCAGGGAGGAGAGTCAGAAg GAGCAGCGCTGTCGCCAAGGAGACGAGTCTCTGTTACAGAAGGCCCTGGATGATAGCCGAAGAGAGAGCCAGTCGGGGACACGGGAG tcAACCATGTTGGACCTTGTGGACATATTTGGCTCGTCATCTGAGCAACCGCCTCCTCCTAGTGACCCTTGGAACTCAGCTCAGCCCGCTTGTGACATCCCCTCTGACCCCTGGGACTCTGTAG CAGTTCACTCCAGCAATCCTGTGATTGGCAGCCCTTGGACAgcccctccctccgcctctgACGCATCCAATCCTTGGGCCCCATGCGCCAACTCTGGCACAGACCCCTGGGAAGGAGCACCTGTATCCTCCAGTCCTGTAAATCATGCATGGGACAGCCCATCAGACGGAG GTGGCGACAGGACAGATCCGTTTGCGGCACCCGAAGAGGAGAAGCCAAAACAGGAGGTTCCTCAAGTGTCCCCTCCGCAACCAGCTAGTCCCACAG ATGCAGAGCTTTTTGGAGTAAACCCAGACTCAGACCCGTTTTCTACAGCGGATTCTAACCCTGATGGGTTCGGGGCTGACCCTCCTGTGGAACCCCATGTAAATGGACGAGAGTCTGACAGCCCAGAGATGTTTGACCTGTCCCGGCTAGCACCTCCACTTAGCGCCGCGCCCACACGTGTGTGTCGGACACCAGAGGCCTTTCTGGGACCTACGGGGGCCTCGCTGGTCAATCTCGACGCTCTGATAACCCCCAACCCTCCGAGCAAAATGCACAACAATCCCTTCCTCTCAG gtCTGAGTGCTCCGTCTCCCACCAACCCCTTCCACTGCGACCAGCCTCGCCTCACCCTCAACCAAATGCGaccgtcctccacctccccgcTGCCCCCTCACATGCTCTCCTACAGCCCgtccctgcctctccctctcccccaccAGCACCCcgtcctcccctcatctctcacACAACCTCCTGCCGGACTCCTGGACCTTCCCTCCAACCTCCCGCAACCCctgctccctctgtctccacGGCCGGCAGCCCGCACTcagtcacagacacagtcacacagccaTAATCCTTTCCTCTGA